The DNA segment ATGAACTGTTGAAACAAGCCAAAGAAGTTCGTCCGAAACTGATCGTGGCCGGCGCCTCGGCCTATCCACGCACCATTGACTTTGGAAGAATCCGCACCATCTGCGATGAGGTAGAGGCTTCGATGATGGTCGACATTGCGCACATCGCCGGACTTGTCGCGGCCGGATTGCATCCCTCGCCGGTGCCATACGCCGACTTTGTGACCTCGACCACGCACAAGACGTTGCGCGGCCCGCGCGGTGGGATTGTCATGTGCAAAGAGCAATACGCCGCCGACCTCGACCGCATGGTCATGCCGGGTATTCAAGGTGGACCGTTGATGCACGTTATCGCAGCCAAAGCGGTCGCATTCAAGGAAGCGCTGACCGATGATTTCAAAACGTATCAGAAGCGAATTGTCGACAATGCTCAGGCGATGGCCGCCGCCCTTATGGACAAAGGACACAGACTGGTATCCAACGGCACCGACACGCATTTGATGCTCATGTCGTTCATTGACGTCCCCAAAGTCACCGGCAAGAAAGTCGAGAAAGCGCTCGATAAAGCAGGCATCACGGCCAACAAAAACACAGTGCCGTTTGACCCGGAGAAACCGTTTGTGACTTCGGGCCTTCGCTTGGGCACACCGGCCGTGACGACGCGGGGGATGGGTACCGATGCCATGCGCACGATTGCCGACTTCATCGACCGAGCTATTACCAACCGTCGCAAAGATGAAATGCTGGCGGCAATAGCTGACGAAGTCGCCGCGTTGTGTAAGGATTTTCCGCTCTACCCGGAGCGGCACCCATAAATGGTTCTACGCGCTTCGCGCCTTGGGTAACCACCAGGCAGCGCCGTGAGCGGTATGAGCGCAGTGCGAGAAACAGGCTTGTCTCTTATAGCCACAGCCAGACCGTGTGCCATCCACGGCTTGACCCTGTGTCATTCCCGCGCAGGCGGGAATCCATCTTCTAACGAATCGGGAGTGTAATAGTTGTTCGCCGTCTCCAAGGTCAGCCCCAACTTGGGCGACAGAATGTCCTTGTGGGCACGTTCCTGGCCGTACCTTGGATACCTGCTGTTCGTAACAGCCTACAGCCTGCTGTACCTGGCCGACGGTTTCAACGGCACCGATGAGGGATACCTCCAGTCGCTGGCCATGCGCATCCTCGGTGGTGAGTTGCCCTACACAGACTTCTACTTTCTCCGCCCGCCCCTTTCGTTGTACATGCAGGCCGGGCTGATCCGGGTGTTCGGCGATCAATACACCATACTTGCCGCGCGGTGGTTCTGGACCGGTGAGATGGCTCTATTAGTCATTATGCTCAGCAGCGTGTACCGAAGGCACGTCACGTCCATCGAACTATTTATCATGCTGGTCGCAAGCTGGATCGTGTCGACTTTATTGATCGCTTTCCCCTGGTACAGTTATGACGCTGTGTTCTTCGCCGTGGTTGCGTTGGTGATGATCCATAGACACTGGTTCGTCGCTGCCGGTCTTGCGATCATGCTGGCCGGAATGTGCAAACAGAACTATCTGATGACCTTGCCTGCCCTTATCTTCGTTTCAGTACTCATCCGATGGTGGAAGAAACCATGCGCAATGACCATGCGGCAAACGGGTGCGGTGGTTATTGGTTTTGTTGTCGCCGCGGTTGGCTATCTTTGGTATTGTCATGCTCTCGGGAGCGGGGTATATGCGTTTTTTCTAAACGTATTCGCGCTGCCCAGACTTACCAGCGAGATCGGAACAACCTTTGCGATTTTTCAGGACAATCCGACCGGCCTGCTCATCTCGTTGCCCACAATCGCTATGGTTGTGCTGTTGGTGTTCTTCGGCGGCCGCCACCGAAACGTAGGCTACGCTGCTTTGCTTTGCGGGTTGGTCGCGGTCGGCCTATCGTTTTGGGACCACCGTTGGTTCATATATCAATTGGTATTCCTCAACTACACGCTGCTGTTTGCCATGATCGTCCGATGCCTCATCGGTTCACGGACGGCCGACCAACCGTTGACGCACCGATTGATGCCGGTCGCTGTGATGGCGTTGTTGATTCAATACCTGGCCGGTTTCAACTACTCCGGCCTGGTGTTCAGCTACATGGGTGCCGCCCCAGGCTTGATGATTGGATACCTGATGATCCGTGAGACGTGCAGGTCGGAGCATCGTCGCATGATGTGTACGGCGTTGTTGCTTGTGATGATCGGCATCGGTGTGTTCCACAAGTATGACTTTGTGGCCCGCGACGCCGGACGGAGCCAATTGGACACCGAGTTTGCTACGCCGAAACTGGCTGGTGTCTATTCTACCGAGCGAAACGTGAACCAGGTCGATGGTCTGGTTGCTGCGGTCGAGAAGTATACAGAGCCCGGCGATGACATTCTTGTCTTTCCCGACTTCCCTCTGCTTTATTATTTGACGGGACGAAAGAACCCGACTCGGGTTGGATGGTACGCTCTGCGTGAGTTCAATCTTGAGATGCTCGACGAGTCGATAGCCGCCCTGCAAAGTCATCCGCCAAAACTGATCATGCTGCAGGAGTATCCCGAAGGCGACCATCGGCGGGTCGGCAGACCGATTGACTATGTTGCGATCAATCGTTTTCGACCGTTCGTCTTGTGGCTTTTTGCCAATTACAAAAAGTTGGAAACTGTCGGCGATGTGGCTATATTCGTTCCAGTAAGTCCGGGCGCAGATCAAGAAGGAGACTGAAAGATGCTTTTCAATTTGACTATGTTTCCGACCAGTGGTCGTAAGGCTTCGATCTCGGCCGATGTAGCCCGCGTGATCGACCTGGTCGACAAATCCGGACTGCCGTACAAACTGTCACCGATGTCGACCGCTATCGAGGGTGATTGGGATTCGGTCATGACCCTGATCAACAAAGCGCGCCGCATGCTGCGCCGAAGTCACGACCGGATTTACATCCAGATTACTATCGATGACCGCAAGGGCGCCAAGAGCCGTCTCACCGGCAAAGTAGCATCGATTGAGAAACGGCTGAAACGTGTGGTTAGAAAGTGAGTGGGAGCTCTTGTAGGTCGAAACCCCTGGCCCGAAGGGACGCCGCTGGCGGGTTTCGACGGCGCGCGCTAAGCGAAAGACAGAGCTTGTCTCTGTGTCATTCCCGCGGAGGCGGGAATCCATCTTTCTCATGTCACCCTGAGCGCAGTCGAAGGGTGAATGAAGGAAACACCTGAATATGAGCACCGATATTAGAGCCGTACTCGTCACCATCCCGCGTGACAAGGCGCAGGAGTTGGCGTGCCTGATTGTCGAGAACCGCCTGGCTGCTTGTGTGAATATCGTGCCTCGGATCGAGTCTTTCTATTGGTGGGAGGGGAAGGTGCAATCCGACGACGAAGCGCTTCTGATCATCAAAACGACCAATGCTGGCTTCGATGCACTCCAACAATTCGTCCTCGACCACCATCCTTACGATCTCCCGGAGATTGTCGCCCTTCCCATCGACGCCGGGTTGGATGCCTATTTGAAGTGGGTGGTTGGGGAAGTTAGAAAGTGATTTATCACCCATGAAATGCCCGCACTGTGGACATGAGGAAGATAAAGTCGTTGATAGCCGACCCTCAAACGAAAACCGTGCTATCAGACGAAGGCGTGAATGTCTCGGCTGCAATGAACGATTCACTACTTATGAGTACGTCGAGCAGTCCACTCTCACCGTTATCAAGTCGGACAACAGGCGCGAACCGTTCGACCGTACCAAACTGCTCCAGGGACTCAAACTGGCCTGCAACAAACGTCCGGTGTCGGCCAAACAGATCGAGAACCTGGCCGATCAAGTCGAGGGGGAGATCAATAGTCGCTCCAAAAGTGAGATTCTCAGTCAGGACATCGGTGAGATCGTGATGGATCGCTTGCGCGATGTCGACGAGATCGCCTACGTGCGGTTCGCATCGGTCTACCGCAAGTTCAAAGACAAGGAAGAGTTCCTCGAAGAGATGAAAAAGTTGCTGGAGTGACACGGTCTGCCGGCAGAGCGTTTGTACTAACCGTCGTCGTTCAATGTCGACAACGGTATGGTAACACCGATGCTGTAGCTCAGATACCGCGCCGTCCGTCCGGTGCGCACTACCCCGACACCCTCCCGGTACTCGTCGACATGGTCGAGACTGAGGACGTGGTCGTAAGTGAAGTCGAAACTAAGTCCCCACTTGGTGACAAAGAACAAGTCGACCCCGGCCATTCCCCGCCAGCCGAGTTTCCATTGCGATTCGGTCTCATCCGACAACGGCTCCTCAACATCCGGGATGGTCAGCACGGTCTCGGTCTGAAATCCGTAGACACCCGGTCCGAGCGCAACGCGGGGACGGAAGAAGCCGCGCCGGGTGTCCGCGCCTATCTGCAAACCGCCATGCAACGACACTGCGTATTCACTCACGCGCTGGTCGGCGCCGGCGAAATAGGGGTCGTCGATAATCTCGACATAGGTTTCATCGGATGAAAAGTGGGAAAAGTTGCCGTCGACCCAGCCGGCCGCAAAGCCTAAGCCCGGCACTCGGAATGTCAGACGGAAGTTTCCGGTGAAACCAGGGTCGGCGAACTGGGCGTAATTTCCCTGCGGGAAAATCCCTCCGATCGATAGGTTCAACTCGCCGATGCCTCCGGCCGAAACCGGACCGCCGACACAGAGAACCAGGCCGATTAGAAATAGTATTGGTAGTGTTTTCATAGTGCCAAAGATTATCCCAAGCGGTCGATGTTGTCAAGCGATTATGTCCTCAACATTCCGTTTGACTTTTGGACCGGCTTTGCCGAATCTTACCAGCTATGATAGATGGACCTGACTCAGCGGAACAAGCCGACGAGCATCTGGACTCCGGTTCCAGCATGCCGTTTTTGACGCATCTTGAGGAGTTGCGATGGCGGCTGCTGAAGTCGATTCTTTCGATTGTAGTTTTGGCAGCCGCTGCTTTCTACTTTCGCAATGTTCTCTTCGATTTTCTGATCCTGCCACTTGGCGACACCGAGCTTCACTTTACCGAAGTCACCGGTTCGTTCTATGCCTACATGAAGGTTGCGCTGATTACCGGATTGCTGGCGGCGCTACCGTTTGTGTTCTACCAGTTTTGGTCATTCATTGCGCCCGGTCTTTACCAGACCGAGAAGGCTGCTGTGCTGCCGTTGGTGCTGGTCTCGACCATTCTGTTCTTGATCGGCGCCACTTTCTGCTACCTGACCGTTTTGCCGACGGCTTTGTGGTTTCTGATCCACTTCTCAGAAGTGTTGGTTCCGGTGATCACCGTGAATAGCTACATCAGTTTTTCCGGAATGCTCTTGGTGGCTTTCGGCTGCGGTTTTGAGTTGCCGGTTGTTTCGTATTTTCTCGGACGACTGGGTATTATCAACGCCAGATTGATGTCGAAGGTGCGGCGGTACGCTTTTGTGGCCATCCTGATTGTGGGGGCCATAATAACGCCGCCGGACGTTCTCACGCAGGTGCTCCTGGCCGGACCGGTTTA comes from the Candidatus Zixiibacteriota bacterium genome and includes:
- a CDS encoding serine hydroxymethyltransferase, translated to MSYLKNADPEIYDAITKETDRQSTKLELIASENFVSEAVLEAMGGVMTNKYAEGYPGKRYYGGCEYVDIAEGLARDRLKQLFNCEHANVQPHSGSQANMAAYFTMLKPGDKVMGLDLNCGGHLTHGHPINFSGFLFDFSGYVVDKVTEQVDYDELLKQAKEVRPKLIVAGASAYPRTIDFGRIRTICDEVEASMMVDIAHIAGLVAAGLHPSPVPYADFVTSTTHKTLRGPRGGIVMCKEQYAADLDRMVMPGIQGGPLMHVIAAKAVAFKEALTDDFKTYQKRIVDNAQAMAAALMDKGHRLVSNGTDTHLMLMSFIDVPKVTGKKVEKALDKAGITANKNTVPFDPEKPFVTSGLRLGTPAVTTRGMGTDAMRTIADFIDRAITNRRKDEMLAAIADEVAALCKDFPLYPERHP
- a CDS encoding MTH1187 family thiamine-binding protein is translated as MLFNLTMFPTSGRKASISADVARVIDLVDKSGLPYKLSPMSTAIEGDWDSVMTLINKARRMLRRSHDRIYIQITIDDRKGAKSRLTGKVASIEKRLKRVVRK
- a CDS encoding divalent-cation tolerance protein CutA encodes the protein MSTDIRAVLVTIPRDKAQELACLIVENRLAACVNIVPRIESFYWWEGKVQSDDEALLIIKTTNAGFDALQQFVLDHHPYDLPEIVALPIDAGLDAYLKWVVGEVRK
- the nrdR gene encoding transcriptional regulator NrdR, producing the protein MKCPHCGHEEDKVVDSRPSNENRAIRRRRECLGCNERFTTYEYVEQSTLTVIKSDNRREPFDRTKLLQGLKLACNKRPVSAKQIENLADQVEGEINSRSKSEILSQDIGEIVMDRLRDVDEIAYVRFASVYRKFKDKEEFLEEMKKLLE
- the tatC gene encoding twin-arginine translocase subunit TatC, with the protein product MIDGPDSAEQADEHLDSGSSMPFLTHLEELRWRLLKSILSIVVLAAAAFYFRNVLFDFLILPLGDTELHFTEVTGSFYAYMKVALITGLLAALPFVFYQFWSFIAPGLYQTEKAAVLPLVLVSTILFLIGATFCYLTVLPTALWFLIHFSEVLVPVITVNSYISFSGMLLVAFGCGFELPVVSYFLGRLGIINARLMSKVRRYAFVAILIVGAIITPPDVLTQVLLAGPVYLLYEISIIIVRMTERKREKDQATEEDETPSE